One part of the Terrimicrobium sacchariphilum genome encodes these proteins:
- a CDS encoding glycosyltransferase — translation MKFSIITPCRNAVGLLGETIDSIVNQTAVRDGSVELEYRIVDGASTDETASLVERYADRGVEFHSEADSGMYDALAKGLRSATGDVVAYLNAGDTYHPHAFEILAEVFTHPGVDWVTGYSVLQNDRSQIIASWKPPRFRREFFETGVYLGPHPRPGVQQESTFWSAKLNRTINFEKLRRFRLAGDYFLWHSFATQAPLHSVYSHLGAFRIHHGQLSGSIDAYNEEARSLVRPMTFREKLTEYWEYRCNPVLRGLLWNHILPPSPARIFEYDCAEAQWRAR, via the coding sequence GTGAAATTTTCCATCATTACTCCCTGCCGTAATGCGGTGGGTTTGCTTGGCGAAACGATTGACTCGATCGTTAATCAAACGGCGGTTCGTGATGGCTCTGTCGAACTGGAGTATCGGATCGTTGATGGGGCATCGACGGACGAGACCGCGTCGCTCGTGGAGAGATATGCAGATCGGGGTGTGGAGTTTCATTCCGAGGCGGACTCGGGGATGTACGATGCGTTAGCCAAGGGTTTGCGATCCGCTACAGGCGACGTCGTGGCGTACCTGAATGCCGGAGATACCTACCATCCTCACGCCTTCGAGATTTTGGCGGAGGTATTCACTCATCCTGGGGTGGACTGGGTAACGGGATACAGTGTGCTGCAGAATGACCGCTCACAGATCATCGCATCGTGGAAACCGCCGCGGTTTCGGCGGGAGTTTTTCGAGACGGGCGTATACTTGGGTCCGCATCCGCGGCCCGGCGTGCAGCAGGAGTCGACCTTCTGGTCGGCGAAGCTGAATCGCACCATCAACTTCGAAAAGTTGCGCCGGTTCCGATTGGCGGGTGACTATTTTCTGTGGCATTCCTTTGCGACACAGGCTCCACTGCATTCGGTGTATTCGCATCTGGGAGCTTTCCGCATTCATCATGGTCAGCTCAGCGGTAGCATCGACGCCTACAATGAAGAGGCTCGCTCGCTCGTGCGTCCGATGACCTTCCGGGAGAAGCTTACTGAATATTGGGAATACCGCTGCAACCCGGTGCTGCGGGGTTTGTTGTGGAATCATATCCTCCCTCCGTCTCCTGCGCGCATTTTCGAGTACGATTGCGCTGAGGCGCAGTGGAGGGCGCGGTAG
- a CDS encoding DegT/DnrJ/EryC1/StrS family aminotransferase has product MSDPFLVFPANPSASYQVHREEIDAALHTALNGTNYILGDQVAAFEREYAEWMGGGYAIGLANGTDAVELCLRACGVQPGDHVAIPTHTAVATATAVVRAGARPVFLDINPETFLLDLASLEKVLVSERKLAAVVPVHLYGQAIDMTTLMAWAEIHGFQVVEDCSQAHGALWNGGKVGTFGHAAAYSCYPTKNLGAMGDAGVAFTRSPEIAECILSLRQYGWRERYISSEVGMNSRLDELQAAILRVKLRHLNADNARRRAIASQYDKAFAALDILRPVVHDGHVFHQYTIATSRRDEFKAHLAERKVLAGILYPQPIHRQPAYYEYVDESTVDLGASEEACRTLLCLPMHPHLMDGEVARVIDGVVSFFA; this is encoded by the coding sequence ATGTCTGATCCGTTCCTTGTCTTTCCCGCGAATCCGTCGGCTTCCTACCAAGTTCACCGCGAGGAGATCGATGCGGCGCTACATACGGCGCTGAACGGGACGAACTACATCCTCGGCGATCAGGTGGCCGCTTTTGAGAGAGAGTATGCGGAATGGATGGGCGGAGGGTATGCGATCGGCCTGGCAAACGGCACCGATGCCGTGGAACTTTGTCTGCGGGCTTGCGGGGTGCAGCCCGGCGACCACGTGGCGATACCCACTCATACGGCGGTGGCAACGGCTACGGCGGTGGTCAGGGCTGGTGCCAGACCGGTGTTTCTCGATATCAATCCGGAGACATTTTTGCTCGATCTCGCCTCCTTAGAAAAGGTGCTGGTTTCGGAGAGAAAGCTGGCGGCCGTGGTACCGGTGCATCTTTACGGTCAAGCGATTGACATGACGACGCTCATGGCCTGGGCGGAAATACATGGCTTTCAGGTGGTGGAAGATTGTTCGCAGGCTCACGGGGCTTTGTGGAATGGGGGCAAGGTTGGAACGTTCGGTCATGCCGCGGCATACAGCTGTTATCCGACCAAAAATCTTGGAGCCATGGGAGACGCCGGTGTGGCTTTCACTCGGTCACCGGAAATCGCTGAGTGCATTCTCTCGCTGCGTCAATACGGGTGGCGGGAACGGTACATTAGTTCCGAGGTGGGGATGAACTCTCGGCTCGATGAACTGCAAGCGGCAATCCTGCGGGTAAAACTCCGCCATCTCAATGCGGACAATGCTCGGCGTCGCGCTATTGCCAGTCAATACGACAAGGCGTTTGCCGCGCTGGACATCCTTCGCCCAGTGGTTCATGACGGGCATGTTTTCCATCAGTACACCATCGCGACTTCACGAAGGGATGAGTTCAAAGCCCATCTGGCGGAGCGCAAAGTGCTGGCGGGGATTCTCTACCCGCAGCCCATTCATCGTCAGCCCGCATATTATGAATATGTCGATGAAAGCACTGTCGACCTTGGCGCGTCTGAGGAGGCCTGCCGCACCTTGCTGTGTCTGCCAATGCACCCGCATCTCATGGATGGGGAGGTGGCTCGAGTGATTGATGGCGTGGTTAGCTTCTTTGCATGA
- a CDS encoding glycosyltransferase family 2 protein, whose protein sequence is MPSVSIVIASYNSAEYLPATLVSCLNQVTPAREIIVIDDGSTDDTPAVCAGFGESITYRRVENGGVSAARNLGAKLATSDWILFLDSDDVLLQTAVASLLARSEQVPSAGVVYGMVLQRMEPPQEPRLSGFDYCAGDPPLPAQRNLYRCAIITPGSAIVRREVHLRVEGFVSGYEPMEDRDYWIKCGLLKPVAFCDTAVLDKTWRPASAGTQDAKRIYRSLLAQVALRKWCKERGIDFSWAPKNAGFAREAIRQALFWKTPAIMPALLRKADDLGYRGLWYFRAQLELLKLRFTGGIPPEPAWLNTPTGIR, encoded by the coding sequence ATGCCATCGGTTAGCATTGTCATTGCCTCGTACAACTCGGCGGAGTATCTCCCGGCGACGTTGGTGAGTTGTTTGAATCAGGTCACTCCCGCTCGCGAAATCATCGTCATTGACGATGGCAGCACGGACGATACTCCGGCGGTCTGTGCGGGATTTGGGGAGTCGATCACTTATCGCCGGGTGGAAAATGGAGGCGTCTCGGCCGCCCGGAATCTCGGCGCCAAGCTCGCCACCTCGGACTGGATTCTCTTTCTGGATTCCGATGACGTACTGCTTCAAACCGCAGTCGCATCCCTGCTGGCACGGTCCGAGCAGGTCCCGTCGGCAGGCGTGGTCTACGGCATGGTGCTCCAGCGCATGGAGCCGCCGCAGGAGCCGCGTCTGAGCGGGTTTGATTACTGCGCGGGTGATCCGCCGCTGCCTGCTCAGAGAAATCTCTACCGGTGTGCCATCATCACGCCCGGCTCTGCCATCGTCCGCCGCGAGGTGCATCTGCGGGTGGAGGGATTTGTGTCCGGCTATGAGCCGATGGAGGATCGTGATTACTGGATCAAATGCGGCCTGCTCAAGCCGGTTGCCTTTTGTGATACAGCCGTGCTCGACAAGACATGGCGACCGGCCTCCGCCGGGACCCAGGATGCCAAGCGCATCTACCGCAGCCTTCTTGCTCAGGTCGCCTTGCGCAAATGGTGCAAGGAGCGTGGTATCGACTTTTCCTGGGCGCCGAAAAATGCGGGATTTGCCCGCGAGGCCATCCGGCAGGCGTTGTTTTGGAAAACGCCCGCCATCATGCCTGCTCTGCTGCGCAAGGCGGATGACCTGGGGTATCGTGGGCTGTGGTACTTCCGCGCCCAGTTGGAGCTTTTGAAGCTGCGATTCACCGGCGGCATCCCGCCCGAACCAGCCTGGCTCAATACGCCCACCGGTATACGCTGA
- a CDS encoding class I SAM-dependent methyltransferase, translating into MAIGSKIETRGHIVGFREEIQAASGKSADDFFTWFDSAADADASFVRGQWDFSLHIAPYIAKYVPQPETKTILEIGYGGGRILAAAARSFRGAVGVDIHDEAARVKGELAARGARNIELFKCDGAKWPCPDASVDAVYTFIVLQHVEKIAIWRSCIEETARVLKPGGVAMLYFGRWAPVSLNRALPLAYWAERFTERFFLPQGYKELKAHVNDTNLLVTLSFARRALREAGFRVLDTAVSRKKVPDGLHQFGSQHGLLVQKI; encoded by the coding sequence ATGGCCATCGGATCGAAAATTGAGACACGCGGACATATCGTAGGTTTCCGCGAGGAGATCCAGGCGGCTTCCGGCAAATCGGCGGATGACTTTTTCACGTGGTTCGACAGCGCGGCGGATGCCGATGCGTCGTTCGTGCGGGGACAGTGGGATTTCTCGCTGCATATCGCACCCTACATTGCCAAATACGTTCCGCAGCCGGAGACGAAGACGATCCTTGAGATCGGGTATGGCGGCGGGCGAATCCTGGCCGCGGCGGCCCGCTCGTTTCGGGGAGCGGTGGGTGTGGACATCCACGATGAAGCGGCGCGTGTTAAGGGAGAACTCGCGGCCCGCGGGGCGCGAAACATTGAGCTGTTCAAGTGCGACGGTGCCAAATGGCCGTGTCCGGATGCCAGCGTCGATGCGGTCTACACGTTCATCGTACTTCAACACGTCGAGAAGATCGCGATATGGAGATCGTGCATCGAGGAAACCGCTCGCGTGCTCAAGCCGGGCGGAGTCGCCATGCTGTATTTTGGCCGCTGGGCTCCGGTCTCGCTGAATCGCGCTCTGCCGCTGGCCTACTGGGCGGAGCGATTTACTGAGCGGTTTTTCCTTCCGCAAGGTTACAAGGAACTCAAGGCTCACGTAAATGACACCAACCTGCTTGTGACCCTGTCATTTGCTCGCAGGGCGCTGCGTGAGGCGGGCTTTCGTGTGCTGGATACCGCGGTGTCGCGCAAGAAGGTGCCAGACGGGCTGCACCAGTTTGGCTCACAACACGGTCTGCTCGTCCAGAAAATCTAG
- a CDS encoding glycosyltransferase, which produces MSLTQKIRKVLKKPRRVITLKPEGRNRGVVALSYITWPFVDGIDIPKAMGHTNPFECVTMAESFRKEGFEVQVVDHDNFDYEPPANCRVAVDIHSNLERWHPHLPADCVRVLHATGSHWLGWNHAELTRLCAIRDRKGIALVPRRNVPPSRGSEVANQISILGNQYTIDSFKFAGKPITRVPLSSAVEHPWLEGRDFEQSRRRFLWLGSYGMVHKGLDLALDAFADMPDLELTVCGRPEKEDDFYRLYHRELRELPNIRHAGWMDMTSPAFVEIARTHASIIYPSSAEGGAGSVLHAMHAGMVPITTWESSVDLGDFGVPIARGDVESVKAAARALASLSPAEVAQRARASYDHVRSAHTRPLFATNYRAFAHKITAAL; this is translated from the coding sequence GTGTCCCTGACTCAAAAAATTCGTAAGGTTCTCAAGAAGCCCCGCCGTGTTATTACGCTGAAGCCCGAGGGGCGTAATCGCGGTGTCGTTGCATTATCCTACATCACCTGGCCCTTTGTGGATGGTATCGATATTCCGAAGGCTATGGGCCACACGAACCCTTTCGAGTGCGTCACCATGGCCGAGAGTTTCCGGAAGGAAGGCTTCGAGGTGCAGGTGGTGGACCATGACAATTTCGACTACGAGCCGCCGGCAAATTGTCGCGTCGCGGTGGATATCCATTCCAACCTGGAGCGCTGGCATCCTCATCTGCCCGCGGACTGTGTGCGAGTCTTGCATGCTACGGGATCGCACTGGCTGGGCTGGAACCATGCGGAGCTTACACGGCTTTGTGCCATCCGGGATCGCAAGGGCATCGCGCTCGTGCCTCGCCGCAATGTCCCGCCGTCCCGCGGTTCGGAGGTGGCGAACCAGATTTCCATCCTCGGTAATCAATACACCATCGACAGCTTCAAGTTTGCGGGCAAGCCGATCACGCGCGTTCCGCTGTCCTCAGCCGTGGAGCATCCCTGGCTTGAAGGGCGCGACTTCGAGCAGAGCCGCCGGAGATTCCTCTGGCTCGGCAGCTACGGCATGGTCCACAAAGGACTCGACCTCGCGCTCGATGCGTTTGCCGACATGCCCGACCTGGAGTTGACCGTCTGCGGGCGTCCGGAAAAGGAGGATGACTTTTACCGCCTCTATCATCGTGAACTGCGTGAACTGCCCAACATCCGCCATGCGGGTTGGATGGATATGACGTCCCCGGCATTCGTGGAAATCGCCCGCACGCATGCCAGCATTATTTATCCATCCTCGGCGGAGGGCGGTGCCGGAAGCGTGCTGCATGCGATGCACGCAGGCATGGTGCCGATAACGACCTGGGAGTCCTCGGTCGATCTTGGCGACTTTGGGGTGCCTATCGCGCGCGGGGACGTCGAGTCCGTGAAAGCAGCTGCTCGCGCATTGGCCTCTCTTTCGCCGGCTGAGGTGGCCCAGCGGGCCCGCGCTTCGTACGATCATGTGCGCAGCGCACATACCCGGCCCCTCTTTGCGACGAACTACCGCGCCTTTGCCCACAAGATCACTGCCGCGCTGTGA
- a CDS encoding NAD-dependent epimerase/dehydratase family protein has protein sequence MKALITGGLGFIGSNLARRLVAEGATVTLIDSLVPEYGGNLFNIEGIEDRVRVNISDVRDQYSLCHLVKGQDVLFNLAGQTSHMDSMARPEIDLDINCKAQLSILEACRHHNPNIRVIFGSTRQIYGKPRYLPVDENHPLDPVDVNGVNKLAGEQYHLLYGKVYGIATTVLRLTNVVGPRMRVKDARQTFLGVWIRNLIDGKPIEVWGGEQLRDILDVIDCVDALVLAARSDKSAGQVYNVGSKESINLLDLGRLLIDVNGGGELLVREYPTDRKSIDIGDYYTNADKIHADLGWAPDVSLRDSLAGLLAYYRKNLFSYV, from the coding sequence ATGAAAGCACTCATCACTGGCGGACTCGGCTTCATTGGCTCGAATCTGGCTCGGCGGCTTGTGGCTGAGGGGGCGACGGTTACTTTGATCGACAGCCTGGTGCCGGAGTATGGCGGCAACCTCTTTAACATTGAAGGTATCGAGGATAGGGTGCGAGTCAATATCTCGGATGTGCGGGACCAGTATAGTCTCTGCCATTTGGTGAAGGGGCAGGATGTCTTGTTCAATCTGGCGGGGCAGACGAGCCACATGGACTCGATGGCTAGGCCGGAGATTGATCTGGATATCAACTGCAAGGCGCAGCTTTCGATTCTCGAGGCTTGCCGACATCATAATCCAAATATTCGTGTCATTTTTGGCAGTACCCGGCAGATTTATGGGAAGCCGCGTTATCTGCCAGTGGATGAAAACCATCCGCTCGATCCGGTGGATGTGAATGGAGTCAATAAGCTCGCGGGCGAGCAATATCATCTGCTTTATGGTAAGGTTTATGGCATAGCAACAACTGTGCTGAGATTGACCAACGTGGTTGGTCCTCGCATGCGGGTAAAGGATGCCCGCCAGACGTTTCTTGGCGTCTGGATTCGCAATTTGATCGATGGCAAGCCGATCGAGGTCTGGGGGGGGGAGCAGTTGCGCGACATCCTTGATGTTATTGATTGTGTGGATGCCCTTGTTCTTGCGGCGCGCTCGGACAAATCCGCCGGACAGGTTTATAATGTCGGCTCCAAAGAATCGATCAACCTCCTCGATCTCGGCAGATTGTTGATTGATGTGAATGGCGGGGGCGAACTCCTAGTGCGCGAGTACCCTACCGATCGCAAAAGCATCGACATCGGCGACTACTATACAAATGCCGACAAAATTCACGCCGACCTCGGATGGGCTCCCGATGTCAGCCTGCGGGATAGTCTGGCAGGCCTGCTGGCTTATTATCGGAAGAATCTCTTCTCCTATGTCTGA
- a CDS encoding glycosyltransferase family 2 protein: MVGDLKVSVVTPNFNGEARLARTVDSVFAQDYPNFEYIVVDGGSTDKSPEILSGYRDRFSKLIIERDRGQYDAINKGFSHATGDVLCWLNSDDVYFPWTLRVVNRIFRDFPEVEWITGIRSELRDGAVQGMSNLTPFPRELLAGGAFYPGGLGCVMQECCFWRRSLFEKAGGLDLRWTIAGDFELWTRFARHADLVATTALLGGFNYTDANRSFQGADLYREEVQKVRSSLPAESVRRGDALIQRKDTAERFFFKRPWSRRLLHSWFYQTAYRGPVLGFDAGADRYVKFHPTYAIT; the protein is encoded by the coding sequence ATGGTAGGTGACTTGAAGGTATCTGTGGTCACTCCGAACTTCAATGGGGAGGCGCGGCTTGCTCGCACGGTGGATTCCGTGTTCGCGCAGGATTACCCGAACTTCGAGTACATCGTTGTGGACGGTGGCAGTACGGATAAGAGTCCTGAGATCCTGAGCGGTTATCGTGATCGTTTCTCCAAACTCATTATCGAGCGGGACCGTGGGCAATACGATGCAATCAATAAAGGGTTTTCCCATGCTACGGGGGATGTTCTTTGCTGGCTGAATAGCGACGATGTCTATTTCCCATGGACTTTGCGCGTTGTGAATCGGATCTTTCGCGATTTTCCAGAGGTAGAGTGGATTACGGGCATCCGTAGTGAGTTGCGGGATGGCGCTGTCCAAGGGATGTCCAACCTTACCCCTTTTCCCCGGGAGCTGTTGGCGGGAGGCGCATTTTATCCCGGCGGATTGGGCTGCGTGATGCAGGAGTGCTGTTTCTGGCGGCGCAGCCTGTTTGAGAAAGCCGGGGGCTTGGACCTGCGATGGACCATTGCGGGAGATTTCGAATTGTGGACGCGTTTTGCCCGTCATGCCGATTTGGTGGCGACGACTGCGTTACTTGGTGGATTTAACTACACGGATGCCAACCGCTCGTTTCAAGGGGCGGATCTCTATCGTGAGGAGGTCCAAAAAGTAAGGAGCTCGCTGCCAGCGGAATCCGTCCGGCGGGGCGATGCCTTAATCCAGAGAAAAGACACGGCCGAGAGGTTCTTTTTCAAGCGTCCATGGTCGCGCCGGCTCTTGCACTCGTGGTTTTATCAAACTGCTTACCGAGGGCCTGTCTTGGGCTTTGATGCCGGAGCGGACAGGTATGTGAAGTTCCATCCGACGTATGCAATAACATGA
- a CDS encoding glycosyltransferase family 2 protein, producing the protein MKLSQKFWKRLSDLYDATLCQPKAVAKQGHAPAKPFAGEKISVGIPHYNRGSRIHRPLRNLLNDPRVGEVVICDDASSAEEYSALQRNVRSLDPHGKVRIVRHEKNLGAMANKLSCAENASLEWLVILDSDNTIFRNYLDAIYALPEWDPQVIYSPSWAFPYFPFKRLIGERLDFDRVVELCRDNTLKRVYYLNDGNYFVNRKAYTNAVGCLAELKYDVADVMVANYLWLSLGNRLQVLPNAHYFHRIDASSFWVRTQEESRRRVFELFDLLESNTRWTPDLLERFRKSAAKEE; encoded by the coding sequence GTGAAGCTTTCGCAAAAATTCTGGAAACGGCTTTCGGATCTCTACGACGCCACGCTTTGCCAGCCGAAAGCGGTTGCAAAGCAGGGCCACGCGCCGGCGAAGCCATTTGCCGGGGAAAAAATTTCCGTCGGCATCCCGCATTATAATCGTGGCAGCCGTATCCACCGTCCGCTGCGCAATCTCCTCAATGATCCTCGCGTCGGCGAGGTGGTGATCTGCGACGATGCCTCATCGGCGGAGGAGTATTCCGCGCTTCAGCGCAACGTGCGCTCGCTCGATCCTCATGGGAAGGTGCGCATCGTCCGACACGAAAAGAATCTCGGGGCTATGGCCAACAAGCTCTCGTGCGCAGAGAATGCATCGTTGGAGTGGCTCGTCATTCTCGATTCCGACAATACGATCTTCCGCAACTACCTCGATGCCATCTACGCCCTTCCGGAGTGGGACCCGCAGGTCATTTATTCGCCGAGCTGGGCGTTTCCCTATTTCCCGTTCAAGCGGCTCATCGGAGAGCGGCTCGACTTTGATCGCGTGGTGGAGCTTTGCCGGGATAATACGCTCAAGCGCGTCTATTATCTTAACGACGGCAACTATTTTGTGAACCGCAAGGCTTATACCAACGCCGTCGGTTGTCTGGCCGAGCTTAAGTACGATGTCGCCGACGTGATGGTTGCCAATTATCTCTGGCTCTCGCTGGGAAACAGGCTGCAGGTCCTGCCCAATGCGCATTACTTCCATCGCATCGACGCCTCGAGCTTCTGGGTACGAACACAGGAGGAATCCCGCCGTCGGGTCTTTGAGCTTTTTGATCTGCTGGAGAGCAACACCCGATGGACTCCCGACCTGCTGGAGCGGTTTCGGAAATCAGCGGCAAAGGAAGAATGA
- a CDS encoding glycosyltransferase family 2 protein — protein MPFFSVITPSFNQGAYIGECVRSVLAQNDADCEHLIFDNCSTDETAAVLGGFPHLQVTREKDRGQSDAVNRGFQAATGEIICWLNSDDAYPPGLFARLREVFADPLVQVVFGDVTQIAYDGSAPQRVEGRFDRREDMVRWWRSDVRLHQPAIFFRSSVQRATGLLREDLHLVMDYEYWWRMSEKFAFHYVPEVLAVQHRQPESKTILDWQGVFAERERVFSPFYSLVDGGNRQAFDQERRQGLAERYLGEAYHNASTHPQAAIRAFVRSLKEAPAYGLHARSLGLLRRLDWRRLLSSTK, from the coding sequence GTGCCTTTTTTTTCTGTCATCACGCCGTCCTTCAACCAGGGCGCCTATATCGGCGAATGCGTGCGCTCCGTGCTCGCGCAGAACGATGCTGATTGCGAGCATCTCATCTTTGACAATTGCTCGACCGATGAGACAGCCGCGGTGCTCGGGGGATTCCCCCATCTGCAGGTGACCCGGGAAAAGGACCGTGGCCAGTCCGATGCCGTAAATCGTGGTTTTCAGGCCGCGACGGGCGAAATCATTTGCTGGTTGAATTCCGACGACGCGTACCCGCCGGGGCTCTTTGCCCGGCTGCGGGAGGTTTTTGCCGATCCCTTGGTACAGGTCGTTTTTGGCGATGTTACGCAGATCGCTTATGATGGTTCGGCTCCGCAGCGAGTCGAGGGGCGATTCGATCGGCGCGAGGACATGGTACGCTGGTGGCGTAGCGACGTACGGCTGCACCAGCCTGCGATTTTTTTCCGCTCGTCCGTCCAGCGCGCTACCGGGCTGCTTCGCGAGGACCTGCACCTCGTGATGGATTATGAATACTGGTGGAGGATGTCCGAAAAGTTCGCCTTCCATTATGTTCCCGAGGTGCTCGCCGTCCAGCATCGGCAACCCGAATCAAAGACCATCCTCGACTGGCAGGGCGTCTTCGCCGAGAGAGAGAGGGTCTTTTCGCCCTTTTACAGCCTGGTCGACGGCGGAAACCGGCAGGCTTTTGATCAGGAGCGTCGCCAGGGTCTGGCCGAGCGGTATCTCGGCGAGGCCTATCACAATGCCTCGACCCATCCGCAGGCAGCCATCCGGGCGTTCGTTCGTTCCTTGAAGGAAGCACCTGCGTATGGTTTACACGCACGTTCACTCGGTTTGTTACGTCGCCTGGACTGGCGGCGGCTTTTGAGTTCCACGAAATGA
- a CDS encoding NAD-dependent epimerase/dehydratase family protein: MKILLIGGAGFIGSHTALRLLREGHEPVVLDSLDPQIHGTDLGTSATFGLLSGRVPVICGDTRDRGAVERVVRDVEAIYYFPAGTGTGQSMYQIERYTDINARGAAVFGEILGEHKAHIRKVIVSSTRAIYGEGAATCPEHGRVYPDSRKLTDLEAGVFETKCPICGASVEAAASLESDPARPSSIYGITKLAQEQIVSNVCQSHGIPAVVFRYQNVYGPGQSLNNAYTGILSIFTQLLLAGREINLFEDSLPSRDFVFIDDLVEYNFRALSLASEGLEVFNLGSGVRSTLVDLVEALAAALGVELKYFISGQFRVGDIRHAAADLTRLTAGLGAHEFLSLRDGVKQFTDWVGRPGEQVTEANRRFDHSLNEMAAAGLLRSSRK, translated from the coding sequence ATGAAAATACTTCTTATCGGCGGCGCCGGATTCATCGGCTCACACACGGCCCTGCGTCTTTTGCGCGAAGGCCACGAGCCCGTCGTCCTCGATTCCCTTGATCCGCAAATTCACGGAACCGATCTAGGCACGTCGGCCACCTTTGGCCTGCTGAGCGGTCGGGTGCCGGTGATCTGCGGCGACACTCGCGATCGCGGCGCGGTCGAGCGCGTCGTGCGCGATGTGGAGGCCATCTACTACTTTCCGGCAGGAACCGGCACTGGCCAATCGATGTACCAGATCGAGCGGTATACGGATATCAATGCGCGTGGCGCGGCGGTTTTCGGCGAGATTCTTGGAGAACACAAGGCACACATCCGCAAGGTCATCGTCAGCTCCACCCGGGCTATCTATGGAGAGGGCGCGGCGACCTGTCCGGAGCATGGCCGGGTTTACCCCGACTCCCGCAAGTTGACAGATCTTGAGGCGGGTGTCTTTGAAACGAAGTGCCCGATTTGCGGCGCTTCGGTGGAGGCTGCTGCCTCGCTGGAGTCCGACCCTGCGCGGCCGAGTTCCATCTACGGGATTACAAAGCTCGCCCAGGAGCAGATTGTTTCCAACGTCTGCCAGTCGCATGGCATCCCGGCGGTGGTTTTTCGCTACCAGAATGTCTACGGCCCCGGCCAGTCACTGAACAACGCCTATACCGGCATCCTCTCCATTTTCACCCAGCTCCTGCTTGCCGGACGCGAGATCAACCTCTTCGAGGACAGCCTGCCCAGCCGCGACTTCGTCTTCATCGACGACCTGGTGGAGTACAACTTCCGTGCGCTTTCGCTGGCATCCGAGGGATTGGAGGTCTTCAATCTCGGCTCCGGGGTGCGCAGTACGCTGGTCGATCTGGTCGAGGCGCTCGCGGCCGCGCTGGGTGTGGAGTTAAAGTATTTCATCTCCGGCCAGTTTCGCGTGGGCGACATTCGCCATGCCGCTGCCGACCTGACGCGTTTGACCGCGGGTCTCGGGGCGCATGAATTTCTCTCCCTGCGCGATGGCGTGAAGCAGTTCACAGACTGGGTGGGTCGCCCGGGCGAGCAGGTCACAGAGGCGAACCGCCGATTTGACCATTCCCTCAACGAAATGGCCGCTGCCGGGTTGCTTCGTTCCAGCCGCAAATGA
- a CDS encoding glycosyltransferase family 47 protein — MRTRRRVVLITGQGDFPVDDRRLAEAPANIFAWFGSNAVVEDPRVHPLPLGLGSKHSAVTLCAEELADGLESHRPRERWLYVNFRPDTNPQVRQPVYDRFQSLSGEDWVTFQAPATHGDNSGYLEALLTHRFVLAPPGNGIDTHRMWEALYAGAIPIVLRSPAMRAFTGLPILFVDDFSEITFDRLREEELRIRSAEWHLDAMFLPYWREKVLAACREVQRRPALSLLEWLPSFHQAFVRRFFNRQ; from the coding sequence GTGCGGACGCGCCGTCGGGTGGTGCTGATCACGGGCCAGGGGGATTTTCCAGTTGATGACCGGCGACTTGCAGAGGCTCCGGCCAATATCTTTGCCTGGTTCGGCAGCAATGCGGTGGTGGAGGACCCGAGGGTACATCCGCTGCCCCTGGGGCTGGGTTCCAAGCATAGCGCGGTTACCCTGTGCGCAGAGGAGCTGGCTGATGGGCTGGAGTCCCATCGCCCGAGGGAAAGATGGCTTTACGTGAATTTCCGGCCCGACACAAATCCCCAGGTGAGGCAGCCGGTCTATGATCGTTTCCAGAGCTTAAGCGGTGAGGACTGGGTGACCTTTCAGGCTCCCGCGACGCATGGCGACAACTCTGGCTACCTTGAGGCGCTCCTTACCCATCGCTTTGTATTGGCGCCTCCGGGCAATGGGATCGATACCCACCGCATGTGGGAGGCGCTATATGCGGGAGCGATCCCGATCGTGCTGAGATCACCGGCAATGCGGGCGTTTACCGGGCTACCCATCCTGTTCGTCGATGATTTCTCCGAGATCACTTTTGACCGGCTTCGCGAGGAGGAGCTTCGCATCCGGAGTGCGGAGTGGCATCTCGATGCGATGTTCCTGCCCTATTGGCGGGAGAAGGTTCTCGCCGCCTGTCGCGAGGTGCAGCGTCGGCCTGCCTTGAGTCTCCTCGAGTGGCTCCCATCGTTCCACCAGGCATTTGTCCGCCGGTTTTTTAACAGGCAATGA